A genomic stretch from Rhizobium brockwellii includes:
- a CDS encoding amidohydrolase family protein translates to MSLEEPMSGDCIIEAGTVLCGILPDGTMSMRHDVGLRVAGGMIAQIGPLAAVGYGNEHLARFGSPDMIAMPGLVNSHHHFGITPLMQGVPFAPLELWLPQFRAMRQVDVRLDTLYSAIEMLESGTTMVQHINSGLAGAPESWMATADATLKAYTDIGMRAGFSFMIRDRNILTYDEDARVLATLPEAVRSWIAPKLDASNIPIADLMTFYRALRESWFDARPDHVRINLAPANLHWCTDECLQTIFETARETDAQVHMHLLETERQSSFAHNTFGHSAVQHLKALECLGPNVTLGHGNWMSREDLDIIADCGCSMCHNASSGLRLGSGIAPVNEMRRRGIKIALGIDQSNIADDRDMTLEMKLVWALHRETGLWNDRPDAGAVLQMATEHGAKTVGFGGFTGRLEPGQQADIVLMDRRKIGRPHVNSRTPAVESVMHRGGRHAITQVFVGGRLVVDSGKVVTIDREAVLAEIGEQLERPETAGERQAWDAIDALLPHLAAYHRNFTPSAGYRHYRYNAMADGE, encoded by the coding sequence ATGAGCCTTGAAGAGCCGATGTCGGGTGACTGCATCATTGAAGCCGGAACCGTGCTGTGCGGTATTTTGCCTGACGGCACCATGTCCATGCGCCACGACGTGGGCCTCCGTGTCGCTGGCGGCATGATCGCGCAGATCGGGCCTCTTGCCGCCGTTGGCTACGGCAACGAGCATCTTGCCCGCTTCGGATCTCCCGACATGATCGCCATGCCGGGGCTGGTCAACAGCCACCACCATTTCGGGATCACGCCTTTGATGCAGGGCGTGCCCTTCGCGCCTCTGGAACTATGGCTGCCGCAGTTCCGGGCGATGCGGCAGGTCGATGTCCGGCTGGATACGCTCTATTCGGCGATCGAGATGTTGGAAAGCGGTACGACGATGGTGCAGCATATCAACAGTGGACTTGCGGGCGCACCCGAGAGCTGGATGGCGACGGCCGACGCCACGCTCAAGGCCTATACCGATATCGGCATGCGGGCCGGCTTTTCCTTCATGATCCGCGATCGCAATATTCTGACCTATGACGAAGACGCCAGGGTGCTGGCCACCCTTCCCGAAGCCGTTCGCAGCTGGATCGCCCCCAAACTCGACGCCTCGAACATCCCGATCGCAGACCTGATGACATTTTATCGCGCGCTCAGGGAAAGCTGGTTCGACGCACGGCCGGATCACGTCCGCATCAATCTCGCCCCCGCCAATCTGCACTGGTGCACCGACGAGTGCCTCCAGACGATTTTCGAGACGGCCCGCGAAACCGACGCGCAGGTCCATATGCATCTTCTGGAGACCGAGCGGCAATCAAGCTTCGCCCACAACACTTTCGGCCACAGCGCCGTCCAGCATTTGAAGGCACTCGAATGCCTCGGGCCAAACGTCACGCTCGGGCACGGCAACTGGATGAGCCGTGAGGATCTCGACATTATAGCCGATTGCGGCTGCAGCATGTGCCACAATGCCTCATCCGGCCTGCGGCTCGGCAGCGGCATCGCTCCCGTCAACGAAATGCGCCGTCGCGGCATTAAGATAGCGCTCGGCATAGACCAGTCGAACATCGCCGACGACCGGGACATGACGCTGGAAATGAAATTGGTCTGGGCACTGCACCGCGAAACGGGCCTGTGGAACGACCGTCCCGATGCTGGTGCCGTGCTGCAGATGGCGACGGAACATGGCGCCAAAACCGTCGGCTTCGGCGGCTTTACGGGCCGGCTCGAACCGGGTCAACAGGCCGACATCGTGCTGATGGACCGCCGCAAGATCGGCAGGCCGCATGTGAACTCCCGCACGCCGGCTGTGGAGAGTGTCATGCATCGCGGCGGACGGCATGCCATCACGCAGGTGTTCGTCGGCGGCCGTCTCGTCGTCGATAGCGGAAAAGTTGTGACAATCGACAGGGAAGCGGTTCTTGCGGAAATCGGCGAGCAACTGGAACGGCCCGAAACGGCAGGTGAAAGGCAAGCCTGGGATGCGATCGATGCCCTCCTGCCCCATCTTGCGGCCTATCACCGCAATTTCACGCCGTCAGCCGGATATCGCCACTATCGATATAACGCAATGGCAGACGGCGAGTAG
- a CDS encoding questin oxidase family protein — translation MVPKESTSDELRTLLADMPAWGSEFSRTFANHAPMVLVALDRIGGGSAQLRRFFHHYRDAKQLAPFAQPLKRLDGKSWKAAVGMREREPDLRVFFAGEVARLGIHEALELYLPDLADGIGASAFHALMRAAYGVLRVDETDVAIALAYWSATYLPLPEAKGTPAITHDPAEVLAMTAAIKPLHGMQLHDLLWQNMRDAGNVLEFAPVVDWLDIGPDTMEKMAATALAIFAATQHFAALHIITGLHWIRLLEPHCDEATLHRMLRVFWQGIAALMGELGFPEMPDRTAVDRWRHIQVPDWPEMHAIAAQSYDEHDISLAFSASEEMKVYGDPLYRVVVARRLGLIGDYTK, via the coding sequence ATGGTACCAAAAGAAAGCACTTCGGACGAACTGAGAACGCTGCTAGCCGACATGCCGGCATGGGGTTCTGAATTTTCGCGCACATTCGCCAATCATGCGCCGATGGTCCTCGTCGCGCTGGACCGGATCGGCGGCGGGTCGGCTCAGCTTCGACGGTTCTTCCATCACTACCGAGACGCCAAGCAGCTTGCGCCCTTCGCCCAGCCATTGAAGCGCTTGGATGGCAAGAGCTGGAAAGCCGCCGTCGGAATGCGTGAGCGTGAGCCCGATCTGCGCGTCTTCTTTGCCGGCGAGGTGGCGCGGCTCGGAATACACGAGGCACTGGAGCTTTATCTTCCCGATCTTGCCGACGGCATTGGCGCCAGCGCTTTTCACGCGCTGATGCGGGCGGCCTACGGGGTACTTCGCGTCGACGAGACCGATGTCGCCATTGCGCTCGCCTACTGGAGCGCCACCTATCTGCCGCTGCCCGAAGCAAAAGGGACACCGGCGATCACGCACGACCCGGCCGAAGTCTTGGCCATGACCGCTGCGATCAAGCCCTTGCATGGCATGCAGCTTCACGACCTTCTTTGGCAGAACATGCGTGACGCCGGCAACGTGCTCGAATTTGCGCCCGTCGTCGATTGGCTCGACATCGGGCCGGACACGATGGAAAAAATGGCGGCAACTGCGCTCGCCATATTTGCAGCAACCCAGCATTTCGCCGCATTGCACATCATTACAGGGCTGCATTGGATCCGTCTCCTTGAGCCGCATTGCGATGAGGCGACCCTCCATCGGATGTTGCGGGTGTTCTGGCAGGGGATCGCCGCTCTGATGGGCGAACTCGGGTTTCCCGAGATGCCGGATAGAACGGCAGTCGATCGCTGGCGTCATATCCAGGTGCCGGATTGGCCCGAAATGCATGCGATCGCCGCGCAAAGCTACGACGAGCACGATATCAGTCTCGCCTTTTCCGCCAGCGAGGAAATGAAAGTCTATGGCGACCCGCTCTACCGCGTCGTGGTCGCTCGCCGCCTCGGATTGATCGGAGACTACACGAAATGA
- a CDS encoding nucleoside deaminase: MSLDHESLLRLTFEIAHRAKAHGNMPFGALLAGPGGEILLEQENGYFPDLDATAHAERLLATRASKLYREPFLAQCTLYSSAEPCAMCAGAIYWVGIGRVVYGLSEHRLKAMTGDHPDNPTMNLPCRDVFSAGQKSIEVIGPLIETEAEAVHRDAWQPTV, encoded by the coding sequence ATGAGCCTTGATCACGAAAGCCTTCTCAGATTGACCTTCGAGATTGCGCACCGGGCCAAAGCCCATGGCAATATGCCCTTCGGCGCGCTTCTTGCCGGTCCCGGCGGTGAAATCCTTCTTGAGCAAGAAAACGGATATTTCCCCGACCTCGATGCAACGGCCCATGCCGAGCGCCTGTTGGCGACGCGTGCCTCGAAGCTCTATCGCGAGCCGTTTCTGGCGCAGTGTACCTTGTACAGCTCGGCGGAACCCTGCGCCATGTGCGCCGGCGCCATCTACTGGGTCGGCATCGGCCGGGTCGTCTACGGCCTTTCCGAACATCGGCTGAAGGCCATGACAGGGGATCACCCGGACAACCCGACAATGAATTTGCCATGCCGCGATGTGTTTTCGGCGGGCCAGAAAAGCATCGAGGTCATCGGACCCTTGATTGAGACGGAAGCGGAAGCTGTTCACCGGGACGCCTGGCAACCAACTGTGTGA
- a CDS encoding CocE/NonD family hydrolase, translating into MLALRDIETLRMRMADGVHLAADVYRPVGPERHPVLVMRLPYGRKVASTVVLAHPAWYAGQGYVVLVQDVRGRGDSEGVFSILEDDVADGAQTLSLAADLPGGNGMVASYGFSYHGMNQFLALAGARKSGGKVPDAMAIAMAAFDVRNHWAFEGDGFRLQSNQMWACQMAVENARLAGDLAVAHMLHAALPFLHSGVISGRPEVLELASRYTHYHDWLADDLSYWQARSPQSLLEGVTLDVPVLHMGGWNDIMLEGTFAAFEAFSAGDGLQRLSIGPWSHIPWGRRVGALDAGAGAADGIDREIVAFFDEALKGRENPYPKVRLYDVVKKAWAGFESLPTAEMLVLHLSSGGRAAATSIDGTLAEKPGLASADYLVHDPWRPAPSVGLHLGTPPDFADRAAIDDRADVLVYTSDPLDRPLLLTGAPKVDLFVTADRPSFDLDCTLSMLTSDGAAISVTSGHKTVKADGAGSPVSVALRPVHVTVRAGHCLRLSIQAASFPAFPVNPGTGARPQDAAVTDRLVTTLVLRSGDGYPSTLRLPVMRQADAKDSQSHTVEENGHEP; encoded by the coding sequence ATGCTGGCACTTCGCGACATCGAAACTCTTCGAATGCGCATGGCGGACGGCGTTCATCTCGCAGCCGACGTCTATCGTCCCGTCGGCCCGGAGCGCCATCCCGTTCTGGTAATGCGCCTGCCCTATGGGCGAAAGGTCGCCTCGACGGTCGTTCTGGCCCATCCCGCATGGTATGCGGGCCAAGGTTACGTGGTGCTGGTGCAGGATGTTCGTGGCCGTGGAGATTCGGAAGGGGTCTTCAGCATTCTCGAGGACGATGTCGCTGATGGCGCGCAGACATTGTCGCTGGCGGCCGATCTTCCCGGCGGCAACGGCATGGTGGCAAGCTATGGCTTCAGCTACCACGGCATGAACCAGTTCCTGGCCCTTGCCGGCGCCCGAAAATCCGGCGGGAAAGTGCCCGATGCGATGGCGATCGCCATGGCGGCTTTTGATGTGCGCAACCACTGGGCCTTCGAAGGCGACGGGTTCCGTCTGCAGTCCAACCAGATGTGGGCGTGCCAGATGGCCGTCGAAAATGCCCGGCTGGCCGGCGACCTCGCCGTTGCTCATATGTTGCATGCGGCTTTGCCCTTTCTGCATTCTGGCGTGATTTCGGGACGGCCGGAGGTGCTTGAGCTGGCATCGAGGTACACACATTACCATGACTGGCTTGCCGATGATCTGTCCTATTGGCAGGCAAGGTCGCCGCAATCGCTGCTTGAGGGCGTGACGCTCGACGTTCCCGTCCTGCATATGGGCGGCTGGAACGACATTATGCTTGAGGGTACATTTGCTGCTTTCGAGGCCTTTTCCGCGGGCGATGGTCTGCAGCGGCTCTCGATCGGCCCGTGGTCGCATATCCCCTGGGGTCGAAGGGTTGGGGCTCTGGATGCCGGGGCCGGTGCGGCAGACGGCATCGACCGCGAGATCGTCGCATTCTTCGACGAGGCGCTCAAAGGCCGCGAGAATCCTTACCCGAAGGTCCGGCTCTACGATGTCGTCAAAAAGGCCTGGGCCGGTTTCGAAAGCCTGCCCACAGCCGAGATGCTGGTGCTTCATCTCTCATCTGGCGGCCGGGCGGCCGCGACGAGCATCGATGGAACGCTTGCCGAGAAGCCGGGGCTCGCGAGCGCCGATTATCTCGTCCACGATCCATGGCGGCCGGCCCCGAGCGTCGGGCTGCATCTCGGCACGCCGCCGGATTTTGCCGACCGGGCGGCCATCGACGACAGGGCCGACGTGTTGGTCTACACCTCCGATCCCCTCGACCGGCCGCTCCTGCTGACCGGAGCCCCGAAAGTGGACCTCTTCGTCACCGCCGACAGGCCGAGTTTCGACCTGGATTGCACCTTGAGCATGCTCACCTCTGATGGGGCCGCCATCAGCGTGACGTCGGGACATAAAACCGTAAAGGCCGACGGCGCAGGATCGCCGGTTTCCGTCGCGCTGCGGCCCGTTCACGTTACGGTGCGGGCGGGACATTGCCTGCGTCTATCGATACAGGCGGCGTCGTTTCCCGCTTTCCCCGTCAATCCTGGCACCGGCGCACGCCCGCAGGACGCGGCCGTAACGGATCGGCTGGTCACGACCCTCGTGCTGCGGTCAGGCGATGGCTACCCCTCCACCCTGCGATTGCCGGTGATGCGGCAGGCCGATGCGAAAGACAGCCAATCGCATACGGTAGAGGAGAACGGACATGAGCCTTGA
- a CDS encoding creatininase family protein — protein MTHSFYWADYSTADFASRDLSETVVILPIAAVEQHGPHLPVQVDAAINAAIIDRMVPLFDANADVLILPAFGVGKSDEHLAYPGTLTISAQTLRLVWLDMARSVKRAGVRKMILFNSHGGQISLMEMTCRDIRVELGMLAVACSWFRIAPVDDLFSSAEIVHGIHGGDIETSMMLAIAPELVAMDKAEDFVPLTVDIEQSGSPLTAEGAVGFGWQAQDLHPAGVSGNAANADAVKGALVLDRAAAGLVRLIEATRKFDMKRLTSETRFSVMR, from the coding sequence ATGACGCATTCCTTTTACTGGGCCGATTATTCGACCGCGGATTTTGCGTCCCGCGACCTGAGCGAGACCGTCGTCATCCTGCCGATTGCGGCTGTCGAGCAGCATGGCCCCCATCTTCCCGTACAGGTTGACGCCGCCATCAACGCAGCCATCATCGATCGGATGGTGCCGTTGTTTGACGCAAACGCGGACGTCCTCATCCTGCCGGCATTCGGTGTCGGCAAGTCAGATGAGCACCTCGCCTATCCGGGGACGCTGACCATATCGGCGCAAACCCTGCGGCTCGTCTGGCTCGATATGGCCAGAAGCGTGAAGCGGGCCGGCGTCCGAAAGATGATCCTGTTCAATTCTCATGGCGGGCAGATCTCGCTGATGGAGATGACCTGCCGCGATATCCGTGTCGAACTTGGCATGCTGGCGGTCGCCTGCTCCTGGTTCAGGATCGCGCCGGTCGACGATCTGTTTTCGTCCGCGGAAATCGTTCACGGCATTCACGGCGGCGATATCGAAACCAGCATGATGCTGGCCATCGCGCCGGAGCTGGTCGCCATGGACAAGGCCGAAGATTTCGTGCCGCTGACCGTCGACATCGAGCAGTCCGGCAGTCCGTTGACGGCGGAAGGCGCGGTCGGCTTTGGCTGGCAGGCCCAGGACCTTCATCCCGCAGGCGTTAGCGGAAATGCCGCCAATGCCGACGCCGTCAAAGGCGCGCTGGTGCTTGACCGGGCCGCGGCAGGTTTGGTGCGCCTCATCGAGGCGACGCGCAAATTCGACATGAAGAGGCTCACCTCCGAAACCCGCTTTTCGGTCATGAGATAA
- a CDS encoding NAD(P)-binding domain-containing protein, with protein MMIAPIDAPRVTLDDLKQAALADLAALGYPSAAWLSDLPRPDAADIADAIIVGGGQSGVTIAAALKWDGLRHIRVLDSGAPGAEGPWLTFARMEELRTPKTQVGNEFNVVNLSIRRWFETRYGQQAWTDLPRIPRTDWKAYLDWYADVFEIAITNHCDVLDVAPEGDLIAVTTRIGGRIEKSLARTVVLATGYDGAGAWRVPPFVSEALAPEKFDHTNGPVDFDALKGLRVGVLGHGASAFDNAIKALEAGAASVDLCFRRARLPRTNPHRAVETPGMMTHYPELSETTRWDIARFFRSVDQPPPVRSFETAMRLENFKLRPATPWLEVSQQPDAIRVTTPDGILEFDHLLLATGMDVDLAARPELKTIHDKVALWGERYTPQDGRADARLARFPYLDGFYGFIPKDPDETWVSRVFAFNSSSFVSHGPHSTSISGHKHAIPRLVRGVLRRLLLDREAVILPELASYVSPDLPIADDFEIVIAKANRQSASSQDTGKPAMRSGA; from the coding sequence ATGATGATTGCCCCAATCGATGCGCCGCGCGTGACGCTTGATGACCTGAAGCAGGCAGCCCTTGCCGATCTTGCCGCCCTCGGCTACCCGAGCGCAGCATGGCTCAGCGACCTGCCGAGACCAGACGCGGCTGACATCGCCGATGCGATCATCGTCGGTGGTGGCCAGTCAGGCGTCACGATCGCAGCAGCCCTGAAATGGGACGGGCTCCGGCACATCCGCGTCCTGGACAGCGGAGCGCCGGGCGCTGAGGGGCCATGGCTGACCTTTGCCCGCATGGAGGAATTGCGCACCCCGAAGACCCAGGTCGGCAACGAGTTCAACGTCGTCAATCTCTCCATCCGCCGCTGGTTCGAAACGCGCTATGGGCAGCAGGCCTGGACGGATCTGCCCCGCATTCCGCGAACAGACTGGAAGGCCTATCTCGACTGGTATGCCGACGTTTTCGAGATCGCCATCACCAATCATTGCGACGTCCTGGACGTCGCGCCGGAGGGCGATCTGATCGCGGTCACGACCCGCATCGGAGGCAGGATTGAAAAATCTCTGGCACGAACCGTGGTGCTGGCCACCGGGTATGATGGCGCCGGCGCATGGCGGGTGCCGCCCTTTGTGTCAGAAGCACTGGCGCCCGAAAAGTTCGATCACACGAACGGTCCCGTCGATTTCGACGCTTTGAAAGGATTGCGCGTCGGCGTTCTCGGCCATGGCGCCTCTGCGTTCGACAATGCGATCAAGGCGCTGGAAGCCGGTGCTGCCTCCGTCGATCTCTGCTTCCGGCGCGCGCGCCTGCCGCGCACCAATCCCCACCGCGCGGTCGAGACGCCCGGCATGATGACGCATTACCCTGAGCTTTCCGAGACCACACGCTGGGATATCGCCCGGTTCTTTCGCAGCGTCGATCAGCCGCCGCCGGTGCGCAGTTTCGAGACCGCAATGCGCCTTGAAAATTTCAAGCTTCGTCCCGCAACACCATGGCTGGAGGTCTCTCAACAGCCAGATGCGATCCGCGTCACCACCCCGGACGGTATTCTGGAGTTCGATCACCTGCTTCTTGCAACGGGGATGGATGTCGATCTCGCCGCCAGGCCTGAACTCAAAACCATTCATGACAAGGTCGCGCTTTGGGGCGAACGTTACACGCCGCAAGACGGCCGCGCGGATGCCCGGCTGGCACGGTTTCCCTATCTCGACGGATTCTACGGCTTCATCCCGAAAGATCCGGATGAGACGTGGGTCAGCCGGGTATTTGCCTTCAACAGCAGCAGTTTCGTCAGCCACGGTCCGCACTCGACGTCGATCAGTGGGCACAAGCATGCCATTCCACGGCTCGTGCGCGGCGTCCTGCGCCGGCTGCTGCTCGATCGGGAAGCGGTCATCCTGCCGGAACTGGCATCTTATGTCTCACCGGATCTGCCGATCGCCGACGACTTCGAGATCGTGATAGCCAAGGCCAATCGGCAATCGGCAAGCTCGCAAGATACCGGCAAGCCGGCCATGCGGAGTGGCGCATGA
- a CDS encoding ABC transporter permease, whose amino-acid sequence MSRLVILTLGLAVCFFYLPIVVLGIFSFNAASTMAFPLSGFTLSWYADLFGNEAFLGGFVTSFLIAQPVGLLGALIGLMAALAVTSPRMKFRAAFAILVLVPFLVPKTVLSIAQAMLMSWVGLGRGATALILAQTLVVIPFTTTILAAVMVRLDPRLEEAARDLGATPWQSFRRVLLPQLSVALSAAYSIGVILSLADLTISMFLAGRTQPLSLIVASEFRRELKPDLNAMQVAVLVLTVLIVALTEINRRRRLRGRMAHIRDDL is encoded by the coding sequence ATGAGCCGCCTGGTCATCCTCACGCTCGGTCTTGCCGTGTGTTTCTTCTATTTGCCGATCGTCGTTCTCGGAATTTTTTCCTTCAACGCAGCAAGCACGATGGCCTTCCCGTTGAGCGGTTTTACCCTCTCCTGGTATGCCGATCTTTTCGGCAACGAAGCGTTTCTGGGCGGCTTCGTCACCAGTTTTCTGATTGCACAGCCCGTCGGTCTGCTCGGCGCGCTGATTGGGTTGATGGCAGCATTGGCGGTGACGTCGCCACGCATGAAGTTCCGCGCAGCATTCGCCATCCTTGTCCTCGTGCCCTTTCTGGTGCCGAAGACGGTGCTTTCCATTGCGCAGGCCATGCTTATGAGCTGGGTGGGATTGGGCCGTGGGGCAACCGCGCTCATATTGGCGCAGACTTTGGTCGTCATTCCCTTCACCACTACAATCCTTGCCGCGGTGATGGTCCGGCTCGACCCGCGACTTGAGGAGGCGGCGCGGGATCTCGGCGCCACCCCATGGCAGAGTTTCCGGCGCGTTCTGCTGCCGCAGTTGAGCGTCGCGCTAAGTGCCGCCTATTCCATCGGGGTCATCCTGTCGCTGGCCGATCTGACCATTTCCATGTTCCTCGCCGGCCGCACGCAGCCCCTGTCGCTGATCGTCGCATCGGAATTCCGGCGCGAGCTGAAGCCCGACCTCAATGCCATGCAGGTGGCCGTCCTCGTGTTGACGGTCCTGATCGTGGCGCTGACCGAAATCAATCGCCGACGCCGCCTGCGCGGACGTATGGCCCATATACGAGATGACCTATGA
- a CDS encoding ABC transporter permease, which yields MASVLHRAHLAVPVAFILILGCVLPLAVLLVFSVFEVDLDAFTLVPAFSGQSWTQMFTNPVFTFLIGKSVVSGAGTALLAALIGYPIAVSMTRLPVLWKGIGSIVLLTPLYTGEIVRIYAWRVVLGSEGLVNAALKWLGVIDEPVKFLLFSPFTTHLVLLYNNLPFMVLAIWISAELIDKRLIEAARDLGARPIDAFFKVILPLTTPGLAVGVFTVFALAAGDMMTPSLLGGTSGATPMAMIDNLFGTAFDWPLASALSLSLLVILFAFATGFVTILLRFDGARAVFRRGAP from the coding sequence ATGGCTTCGGTTCTTCACCGGGCACATCTCGCGGTGCCAGTCGCCTTTATTTTAATCCTCGGATGCGTTCTACCGCTTGCCGTGCTCTTGGTTTTCAGCGTCTTTGAGGTGGATCTCGATGCCTTCACGCTCGTTCCGGCCTTTTCCGGACAGAGTTGGACTCAGATGTTTACCAATCCGGTCTTCACCTTTCTGATCGGGAAGTCGGTCGTCTCGGGCGCGGGCACGGCTTTACTGGCGGCTTTGATCGGATACCCGATCGCCGTCTCGATGACGCGGCTGCCCGTTCTCTGGAAAGGCATCGGCAGCATCGTCCTTTTGACGCCGCTCTATACCGGCGAGATCGTCCGGATATATGCCTGGCGGGTCGTTCTCGGCTCCGAAGGACTGGTCAACGCCGCTCTGAAATGGTTGGGCGTGATCGATGAGCCGGTGAAATTCCTGCTGTTTTCGCCGTTCACCACGCATCTCGTGCTTCTCTACAACAATTTGCCCTTCATGGTGCTGGCCATCTGGATATCGGCGGAATTGATCGACAAACGGTTGATCGAAGCCGCACGGGATCTCGGGGCTCGCCCGATAGACGCGTTCTTCAAGGTCATCTTGCCTTTGACCACGCCCGGACTGGCTGTCGGCGTCTTTACGGTCTTTGCACTCGCCGCCGGCGACATGATGACGCCGAGCCTTTTGGGCGGGACGTCGGGCGCGACGCCGATGGCGATGATCGACAACCTGTTCGGGACGGCGTTCGATTGGCCGCTGGCCTCCGCGTTATCCCTGAGCCTTCTCGTCATTCTGTTCGCCTTCGCCACCGGGTTTGTGACCATCCTGCTTCGGTTCGATGGCGCCCGCGCGGTCTTTCGACGGGGGGCACCATGA
- a CDS encoding ABC transporter ATP-binding protein: MTTTPDMAADPSRSGLLLSARGLTKNYGKDRAVDSVDLDIPERAFTTFLGPSGCGKTTILRMIAGFETPDAGSIVLDGRSLSGVPPERRPVNTVFQSYALFPHLTVFGNVAFSLTLRRHSNVDVAARVKRALDAVHMAEFGDRYPHQLSGGQQQRVAVARAIIAEPHLLLLDEPLSALDKKMRGHLQIELKDLQRRLGIAFVYVTHDQEEAFALSDIVVVMNKGRIVQRAAPLTIYARPANAFVADFIGAATLIPGEIVDGGGACGSAAIDTAISTVQCPAVEGLAKGDKAVLAIRPEHVRIGTDGLNATIRHVVFKGDRYLVEAEVNGVILRFMADNPLSPGANVGLVVDQDRAFITRID, from the coding sequence ATGACGACGACGCCTGACATGGCGGCCGATCCGTCAAGATCCGGGCTTTTGCTTTCGGCGCGCGGTCTGACCAAGAATTACGGCAAGGACCGCGCGGTCGATAGCGTCGATCTCGATATTCCCGAAAGGGCTTTCACTACCTTTCTCGGCCCTTCCGGATGCGGCAAGACCACGATCTTGCGCATGATCGCCGGTTTCGAGACGCCGGACGCGGGATCGATCGTGCTTGACGGACGGTCGCTTTCTGGCGTTCCGCCGGAGCGACGTCCGGTCAACACCGTATTCCAGAGCTACGCGCTGTTTCCGCACCTCACCGTATTCGGAAATGTCGCGTTCTCGCTGACACTGCGGCGCCACAGCAATGTCGATGTGGCCGCGCGCGTCAAAAGGGCTCTGGATGCCGTGCATATGGCGGAGTTCGGCGATCGGTATCCACACCAGCTCTCTGGCGGCCAGCAGCAGCGGGTCGCGGTGGCCCGCGCCATCATCGCCGAGCCGCATCTGCTGCTTCTCGACGAACCCTTGTCTGCACTGGACAAAAAGATGCGCGGGCATTTGCAAATCGAACTGAAGGATTTGCAGCGGCGTCTCGGTATTGCCTTCGTCTACGTCACGCATGATCAGGAAGAGGCCTTTGCGCTCTCCGACATCGTCGTTGTCATGAACAAGGGGCGCATCGTTCAAAGGGCTGCGCCGCTGACAATCTATGCCCGTCCTGCCAACGCTTTCGTTGCCGACTTCATCGGCGCGGCGACACTCATTCCAGGCGAAATCGTCGATGGCGGCGGGGCCTGCGGATCGGCTGCGATCGATACGGCCATCTCTACCGTGCAATGCCCGGCAGTGGAGGGATTGGCGAAAGGGGATAAGGCAGTGCTCGCCATTCGGCCGGAGCATGTCCGTATTGGCACGGATGGCCTGAACGCGACGATCCGGCATGTGGTGTTCAAAGGAGATCGCTACCTTGTCGAGGCCGAGGTTAACGGTGTCATTTTGCGGTTCATGGCGGATAACCCGCTTTCGCCTGGCGCGAATGTCGGGCTCGTCGTCGATCAGGACCGCGCCTTCATCACGAGGATCGACTGA